Genomic window (Rutidosis leptorrhynchoides isolate AG116_Rl617_1_P2 unplaced genomic scaffold, CSIRO_AGI_Rlap_v1 contig118, whole genome shotgun sequence):
tttttaaaatataaataattaaaattttattttaaaaaatatataaaaaaatgaaaCTAATTTTTTGgtcaattaaaaaaattaaaattcaattttttgaaaaattttcccAAACAATTAAATTAACTAACAAACTGTGAAAAATATTTTCCACTTAAGTTGAGGTTTTAACCGAATACCGGAAAATGACTTTCTAAAAAATATTTTCCAAAAATATGATATTTTTTGCGAAACGAACGGACCCTTATATGCCCAACACCCTTCACAAATAGAGAAGATTGTGTTCCTTAAAGATTtagattcgaaagactaaatctgtAAGATGACACCATTGTGATGGAAACGAAGGATTTCCAAGAATTATTACATGAAATTATACACAATGGTCTACAAAGTCACAGTTGGAAGAAACCACAACGGTAAAGTATGGCCCAGCTGGTGATGTCTGAAAAAAGGGGTGCCCGGTTGTCCAAGAAGAGTGCCATGCCTCCCCCTAAACACAACTTCAGTTTCTGCAAGGGCAGAGGCTTAATGCTTGGCATCTTCTTCTTCGCAGAACTTCGAGTAGTCATCGGCCCCCATCAGGTTGTTCACTTCGTTCGCGTCTTTTGCCTCGACCTTTATAATCCACCCGTCCTCATATGGGCTCAAGTTAACCTGGAAAATCCACAGATAAAGAACCCTTCTATCTATCTGAACCTGGCAACTACGCTTCGAACAATCTCCACAGAAAATAATAGTAATtcaaaagatggtattcaagtgatCAGTTAAAGAGTAGCTACTCTAGACACATCAATTCAAGCAAAAACCGAACTAACAAAATACCATCTCATGCTTTTTGAATCAGTATGCCACGGAGGACCAAATTCAACTAATCGTTTCGATCTCCATAACCAATGCAACAGGAAGAGAATTCTATAAAAGAACTCACTAGACCGGGAGATTTGTTAAGCTCTTCATTGACTTCAACGACTTTCCCTGAAATGGGGGAGTATATATCGCTGGTGGCCTTGACGCTCTCAACTGCGCCAAAGCTGCTGCCTTGCGCAATCGCAGCCCCTACTTCCGGCAATTCAATGTACACAACATCTCCCAAATGGTCTTGCGCATGATCGGTTATGCCAACAGTTGCAGAAGCGCCTTCAATTTTCACCCACTCATGGGAATCGGCATACTTGAGATCCTTGAGAACTGCAATAATTCCAAGACAGGGATACGCAATAtgaggcaatgtctatagcaatcaGCACACTGTGTATAAGAGGATGATCCCCAGATTCGAAACAAGCTGGTCAGAGCGTATGAATTAGATAATTGAAAATAGGCATCTGATCTTAATTCATGAATGAACAGCACAACAAGAGGGAGAACTTCACGTTTAGGAAACAGATGTGATCTGGCTACCAATGCCATTGGAGCTTTCAATTGGAGATGCTAGGGACTTGAATATGTCGGTCCTTTTTTAGCAGATTGTCATTTTTTTGGCAGATTGCTCTGCAACTCATTCATGCTGATCAATGTGCTCTAGCTTTTGACTCAGCGCCTTCTTTAAAGCAACCTTACATAACATATAACAATGCCACTTCGGCCCAAGCAACAGGGAAGGGCCGTTATTGGCTCGATCCCACCGATCAATGCTCAACACAACAATGCCACATACGCAACCTGTTGATCAAAATCAGATCTTTTTCTCCTACATTTTTCCATAGCATAGATCACGTATCATTCATTCTAAAAACCGTATAGGTAGTGAGCTCCACCTCTATGCATAAATATGTTAATCAACTCATCATGACAGTATATATGGAGAAAGTCTGAAAGCAAGATCTGAAGACAAAGCTTTGATCAATTAGAAGAAGATCAAGATAAAAAGCAGGGCCTTTTCTCTCTCTTACCTGTGGAAAATCCTCTGTGGAACACGGAGATCCTGAGGTACGAGGCTGCTCTTGACGCCCACAACAACCTCGACGACGCCATTTCTGTTATATTAATCTGGGACTATCCCTCTTTAGTTGTCTGCACACTCCACAATGCccttctctctcttctctctctctccctccctctccctctccctctccctctcccaCAAAGATTTACATAGGATGTGGAGTTTGGTGGATGTTCCTAAAAATAACTTCCttggttgttgttggggttgttgcaTCGAAATTTGGAAATTCAGTACAAATATTCCAAGTTGATCGAAATGAGGCCAAGCTGACAAAAAAAGATAATGGTGGTCAGTCACTTGTCTCAGCAAACTCCAATGAGCAGAATGTTGGTGGAATGCTGACTTTTGTGCACCAATATGAACATCACGTGCTGCAGTATAGGAATCTCTAGCGGACCAACTTCCATTTATTAAATCCCGATTCTCTCACAAATTGCGCCTCCATTCATGTCAGCTAGTTCCTACCATAAAATCACTTCTTTCGGCAATTGGCCTGATGTTCTGGTTGAAAATTTCCTTCTATGGTTTTGTGTATATCAATGGGTCTTCCGTGACTTTTTGAACGCCCAGTACTCCCGTACCACACACACCAGGGAATTACAAAGGTCGCACGTGTCTGTGCTCCTGGAATGGTCCGAAAAGAATGCCAAAAGCGTAGTGATTCAAACCCAAATCTTGAGCGAGGAGAGCAAACACATTCACCATTCGAGACACCTTCAGATATTTACTTCTATGTTCCGGTAGAAAAATCATCTTCGTATCATCAATTGGCACAATTTTGTCTTTTTACGTGCAAAAGGTAAAGTTTAATGAATTCTCTCAGTGAGTGTTTGGGATACTGGTTAAACAATTTATAATTTCCAATGCACTGTCTTTCTTGTGTTATGCATAATCGATGTATTAAAAATCAAATTTTCCCCTATTAAGTATATTTAATAAGTAACCAGGAAGAACTCGTTAACAAGATTTAATTTCAATGACAAATTAGATTGGTTTACTAACCATCAGACGACAAATGCGTTGGTCATCCAGGCTTCTCTCTTGGTGCTTCACTTTAATGTTCTTGAGGATATCTCCAAGCTACAAATAAAAACCTCCAATTTCACTTATGAACGAACATGCAAGCATACTCAACCCGGCTCCTAGCACGACATTTGCACATTTAGACACTAGAGCCTATTTTTTTGCAAAATTCTTAAATGAAAGGACATTCGTAATATCGTGCTTTGAAACATTTAAATGCCaagatattttttttttcatgTGTTTTAAGTACTTATCTTCAGCTTTCTTTGAAAAACAACCTGATCTTGAATTTGTTTTGAGAAAGAATGAGTCACCATCATGAAAAGAAGAGTATCACCATGACACAGAACGCAACAGTACTCGAGCTTTTGCAGAAAATTTCTATCAAACTACTGTTAACAGTTGTTTTCTTCTTTTTCTGTAACATCAAGTTCGGCAATAACCGTAGTGTCGTGCATATATCCAAACCGTTATCTGGAGCTAGTGTGGTTGTGCCGCAGTAGAACATCGACCAAAGGAGAGGCAGGCTTGCTGACGACGTAAACCAAGAAATCACACCTTGCACAGCCATTTCATTTCCAAGATTGTTCTCGCTCATCAAACTATAGGAAGCGTGCTTCCTTTATACAGGCAAAGCAGTTCTCATGCTCTTGTGCATGGTTCTGATGACAGCTGTGACCTGCTCTCTCTGATCTTCGCTTGAACACGCCGAAAGCAGCACTTTGGCAGTGCCTCCGTCTGGGAAACAACCAGAATCGATCATTTCCTAGAAAATGTCTAAACATCTTTTGTAAAGCTTCTTTCTTGAGTATGCTCCAAGTCAAGATGTCCACGTCACGACATCTGGCTGCAAACTTTTGGTAGGAATCATCTGGAAAAGCTCCTCGACTTTTTCCAAATACCCTGCTCGGGCATATGCATTGATCAGTGTATTATAGGTGGTTACATCAGCTACATATGGCCCGGTTTCCATTGCATTCAACACTTCCTCCATCTTTTCAAATTGTCCTAATCGACCATAGAGGTTCAACATGTTGTTGAGGACGTAAGTATCTGGCTCGAGCCCAGATTGCTGCATCTGTCTTACAATGTCCTCGCACTTAGCTATGTTGCCACTTTTCGAGTAAGCACATAAAAGTAGCATGTGCGATTTCATCGTGGGGACTATCCCTAGTCGCTTCATGTCTTCGAAAACAGATTCTGCATCTGAACCACAAGCACCAAGAAGAGTGAGATAAAGGATGGGGACAGCAGGCAAGTGCTTACAAGAATGAATCTAGTATGCGCAAGAGATGCACTCTAATTTTGTCCCCCCAAGTGTTTTATGGTCCCTGGACATGAATGAGAAAACATCATGCCATTCCAGCATTCACAACTATTGGATCACTTTCAATCCTCATAGCCAaacttaaaataaccattactgttAATCATAGAGTATATGAGgccaatataaataaaaaaataaaaaatggcgAGATATTGGCATTGATTTTATTAGAGGAATCAGTATCTGACATCATAATTTTTATTTACACTCTAAAATTTATTGCAAGCTCATTCAGGAAAATGTGAAATGCAAAGCTTAACCAATCCAAAAACAGAAAATTACTCAGAAGAGAGCACTCTACATAGATTTTGTTTTTTTTTGCTATTCCCAGGATTGATCATGTGCCAATCTCCCCTCCCACTTGACAGAATGCTAATGGCCGACACTCTAGGTAGATTGCACTTGTTTGATCTTCAACTAAGTCAACTCCAGATTTCAATTTCATGCTCACTAATCTCTTCTGATAAttgagaaggaaaaaaaaaagaccCATACCCCACATTTGCAGCGTTTCAAGTTCAAATCTCATCAACCCCATAGTAACTCTAGATAGCATCATCCGCTCAAGTTGCTAACCTTCATGAAGACCCGATCAACACCATAGTATCTTTAGGTCCTAATGGACTTGACTATTGGAAGATGATCTAGTACAGCATCATCAGCTCAAGTTGCGACTAACCTTTATAAAGACCTGATCTCCCATATGCATCTACCATAATATTGAATGAAGCCCTGTCAGGTTCACAGCCCATGTGCTGCATGAGTGAGAAGATTTCTGCTGCACCATAAGGATAACCTGCACGGCTGTCAAAGAATTTGACCTAATCAAATTCAGAAATGGTAAGAGAGAGGAAATTTTTTAGGCTCATGAACAATGCAGCTTCAAGTGCAAATCTAAAATATCTCTATGCTCCCTATGAACTCCTTCAGCTTTAACTTAATGGTAATCGAAAACCAGAATTTGTATTGTGGCTATAGATTCGATGAGGCAATAGCCAAATGTTACAATAATTTCTTTGAAGAATTACACAACTAAGTTCTCCTGACACTCATCAATTACTGAAGTTATTTTTAATGCAATCTAACCCTTCTTAGCATTCTCGCAAGTAACATAAGATAAAAATGCCATGATGTAAAGTAATATATTGTAATCTTAAAGCACCAGAAACTATAAGATTTCTCTTGTTGTGCTTCTTTGGTTAACTATCATGTCACTACCTTCTTATCTATAGATATTGTCACTGTACTTTTTTCAGTGCTTGCTAAGGTTATTGTCACCAAAAAAGCTAAAGAGAAGAAAACATATCAGTAAACACCTGTAAGCTTCCATGAGTGCATTATAAGCATAAACATCCAGCTCATGCCCAGCTTCCTGCAGCTGCTCAAATATCTCTTCTGCTTTTTCACATAGCCCCTCCCTTGCAAATGCATTGATGAGAGCGGTATATGTGCAGATATTTGGCTTACACCTTTGACTTCTCATTTCATTGAACATCTTCAAGGCCATATAGGATTTACTTGCCTGTACAAGAATATACATGAGCGATCAGAAATTTCCACATAAGATAACAAAGCATGGACTCACAAAGGCAGATCATATGAGAGGCAAGCTGATCTCATACAATTCCTCTAGATAATAAGAATCATTTAAAATGATCAGCATCGAGTACATATTGCACTTCAGGCCAAACTTGTTAAGAGGACCTTAATCACTAATTAAACGTTGAAGTCGCAACAATGGAAGCTTGTTACACTTTAACGTGACTATAGTTAGTAGGACAGCTGCTAAAAGACATGAGTACATTGTACAATCAAAGTCACCTTTCCAAACAAGTTGATTAGCATGGTGTACTCTCAGTTGTTGCTTGGCAAGACTCTCTCTTCATCCTATCAAAGATCTTGACTGCCTTTTCAGGCTTTCCTCCCTTCATTAGCCCATCAATGTATGCATTATACACAGCAGCACCTGCTCGAATGAGAGATTGTCCTGTTCATGCCTGACTGAATATGAAGTACCAAACATAAAATGGTGAAATGGAATCAATACAATGCAAAACTTATCTTCAAGGCTGCTCAGAGAACCCCATATACTAAGACAATGAACATAGACCTCATGAATGTTTCAGCTTATAATATTCTTTTCATTATGAAATGAAAGAAATGTTGGCCCTTAATAATTCATCCCATATGATATTATACCAAATAAACTAAACTATCCCCTGTCTTTGACCAGGAAAAAAAAAAATCTTCTGTCAAAACTCGAAAGGCTCTTTTCGGTTACAAACGCCACAAAAATTATGGATGTAAAACATGAGAGCAAAATGAATGATATTGCAAAACATCCAAAGCAAAATAATGTCTTGCCCAACTTCTTTTTGTTACTTTCAGCAAGAAACGAAATTCATGCCAATCAACAACGCATCTTTACACCTTTCCACCAAGTACATGCAAACCTATCCATTTAAAGTCCTCTTTAGAGTTAATAACTCAGTTAGCCCATGATTCTACAATCATACGATTACTATATATTACCATAACGCACTTGGAGGAAGGCCATATTTTCTCATCTCTGCAAAGACAGCCTCAGCTTTCTCTAGCAAGCCACACGTACAGTAGGCTTTCAGAAGAAGGGCATATGTATCCTCAGTAGGAACACACCGAGCTTCAAGAAGTTGTAAATACGTGCTTTCTGCCTTCTGATACATCGACTTGTGTCCATAAGCATCTATCAATAAATTGTAGCAGATAACATCTGGCTGGAAGGAGCTCCTATGCAGTAACCACTCACCTATCTGTGCTTATCATCACAAACATTAGGAACGTCAGAAACTGAATGTAAACAACATTGTGCATATCCTCTCTTACAGAAGAAAAACCATGACATCATACAGATATCAGCATCAGCATCTAATTGAAGGTTTGCAGAATATCCAGCTCTATAAGCCAACTTTGTCTTAACTAAATGAATCGAAGAACAATTATAAGGACATACAGACCATGGATGTGAGGTCACTAGTGTCTAAAGCAGCAGAGGACGAAAGAACAATCACATATCCAACCATAATCAAAAACAGAAAAAGCGATATCTTCAGAAAATGAAATTCTTTCGTCAAACTTTGGTCAGCTCAAATTGCTTTGCAGATGATGCATGAAAGATTCCTCCATTAAACAACAGAGAAAATAAGATCTAAAGAAAAAGATCCAATCTTCGTCTCACCAGGATTATTGGGTACCATTTCTTATTCAAACGAAGTTGAACAGCTACATTTATGACATCATCCCAAGTGGCATGAGTTGGAGGGAGAGTATCAAGACAAGCATTGACCCTGTTAGCATCATTTTCCTCCATAACGAAGCTCAGAATTTGCTGAGCACTAGGACTCAGAACTGGGAATATCCCATCCACAAACCCAGAGCCATACTTCCAACCTTGGCTTCTCAAAGACCCACCTGCCAAAACTCGTCAAAATTAGACAAATTTTAGGCAAAAAGAGAACAATAGAGAAAAAGACAGAATTTTTTAGTGATTACCCTTTTTCCTGGAGACCTTTTTGTGATCGAATCTCCTCAATTTGCCACGCTTATCTAAGTAAAAGCTGTCCCTCTTAAAATTGTCAAGAGAATCGCCTTTCTCCGAGCTACTTGATACTCTCCATTTGAAGCTGTTGTCATGAAGCCTCGGCCTCGCGATAATGCATTTGAATAATGTGCAAGGAAGAACCCAACTTTCTGTCATGAATTGCTCTTTTCCTTCTACTGTTTCGTTTCTCAGACCACGTTCGCACGAAGCCAACTGGGTAATGCTGCAATCACTTGCTCGTATTCAGCTTCCTTCAATGGCGTTCTTGCTCCTGTCTGGTTCTTGATATTTTTTTCACTCGATATTTTTCGGAAAATATCTTATCCTAGGATGTGGTGTTAAAAAAAGGAGGAAAAATAAGGTCCTGGCTATAATTCAGTTGTTACAAgaataaaaatattttgtatttgtgTAAAAATACAGGATACCAGTGTGAAAATTAATTATCATAAAGGTGTCACTAGTTGCTTTCACCAGTCAAAAGTCACTATCACAAAAGTCATTATTACCAAATAAATTCCTAGCCACATCAAATTTTACATTTTGTACTAAATTTATTAATCACATGTAAGAGTGTTTGAATATTGGTGGTGATATTTCAAGTATCACAACGAGTGGGAGAGGTCGCTAATATATAAACTAACATTCACTATCCAACATTCATAATTTCGTGTGATTGAAATTATTCATTTTAACTTAATCACGTGGAGTGCATTGAGTCATTATAAATAGTATTAGAATAGCTATGGTTCATACTCGACAAACTCATATGCTTACTCTAATTACTTCTTTTGGAAACTAGGTATATACCCAATTCGATTAGTGACGTATTGCTTAGCCTACGTGAAATGGGCTGGCTCTTTGCATTGATAGTTGGCTGAAAAAAAAAAATCTCCTGTGATTGTTTGCCGCTTTGATACTTTTCTATATAATAACATTCATTAACGCAAAACGGAACAACCCGTGTTCATGGCCTTGGAACAAAGAAGGTCTAGAAGATGTTAAAGAAGCTACCATCCATTTCTGATTTTCGTTTCTTCCTTTTGATAATTTGTTTCCTATCTATAAAAACCGAAAAACGAAGAATTGGAGCTGCACCGAGAAGATCAAACAGACATATATTACTGGCCTGCATTCATGCGTTTTGCCTATGTATTTATAGCATTGCCCCTAGCGGCTGTGCAAAGAACAATCAACAAACTCCCGCTTTGATCgcctctctctctctcactctctctctccccCACCACCATGAGATGCCAACACCGCTTTGTCTTCCTCCGGCAACTATCCTAGCGGAAGAAACAGATATAGGATCAACCATTACTCGTCTGTAATTTGGTTCATGTTCTTCATTTTTCTCATATTCATAACATTTAGCCATCTAAGTTAGATCTCCATGGGAGAAAGGGATGGTGATGCGCGGGTCCTGACCATAATCAGCCTCTTCTTTGTGTGCATCGTCGTAGGGGGCGGCTTCCTCGGCCTCTACTTATTCCGTCCTAAGACCGAATCCCCCAGCTGGTTCTACCTCGCTGGCATAGTCCTTGAGGCCATTCCATGGTGCTTTTGGCTTCTTGGTTATCTCTACTATTGGCTCCGGCCTAGACCTGCATATAATCCACCAAAAGGGTTCGCCCCTCGTGTAAATAGTGTTAGACGCAAATTGCATAACCCTAAGATCTCCATAACTAGAACAAGAACATGCATAATTGAGTAGAAAGATTAACGCACCTGTTTTGGGATCCATTATTCTTGAAGCGAAAGTGGAAACACAATGTTCCACACGCAAGTCCTTCTCCTCTATTGCCCTCCATATCACTAGCTCAATGAGGTAGCCCCTTCACGTGTAGCGTTAGGTAAACGCCCTTTAGGTGAGGATACAGGTGAGAAATAGGGTTAGATGAGAGACTTGAGTACTATTTATAGAGTTTCCAGCCAGTCCCTCTCATACGGGCCAGGCTCAACTCGACCCATACTAACCAGCCCATATTAGACTAATTAAGAAACATTCTATCTCACCTTAGACCAAATCCCGTAAAACGGTAAACGTTAAACAGTAAAttacaatatcaattaatatagtcCACAATTAGAAAAACTCTTATATTCTCTCACTTGGACCATATTAATTGAAATCGTACTGTATGTGCGCACATTGGTCCAGAGATAATTCAGAATAGTCAATCCTATCCCATAAAATCTTAAACACCGAATCATGGCGGTAACTACATGTATACACACAGAGCCTTCCATGGTCATGAATGTTCTAAACTTTATTGATATGGATTCAATATGGTAGTGTGGCAAATGGATAACATCTTTCATAGAGAGACCCCATTTGTCAGTCACCGTTCTCTTAACTTTAGGCGTCACAAAAACTTGTACCACTAGAGAATGTTTTATGGTTCTAATGAACCCACATATGTCTTGTCCTTGTGGTTAACCTTTCTTTATGTATTACAAGACATATGCACAAGGCTAATAACCGGATGCCCGGATGCTCATAGCCTTCACTCAAGGTTTAAGCAATACCTTTGAGACTTTCAACAATATAtatattcaacataataacaatcCATTCAAAAATATTTTATTGAATGCAAAAGttgacatatatatatcaaagtgttaCTAAATTGTAACAAAACAGATGTAAACTTTATTCAAGGAAAAATAAAACACAGCTCCCACTAAATAACAGCATCCCAAGATGCTCCTAGGCCCATACTAATGACATGTCAATCAAAAACACATGGACGTAGGCCTTTAGTTAGTGGATCTGCAATCATATCATCTGTAGGAATATAATCCACTGCAACGTCACCATTCTGCACTGATTCCTTTATAGTCAAAAACTTAACCTCCATGTGTTTAGACCCTTGAGACTTCTATTGTTATTAATAAACAACACTGCAGAATTATTGTCACAATATAGTTGTATAGGTCTATCCACAAAATCAAAAACTGATAACTCCCTAATGAGGTTTCGGAGCCAAATAGCTTGAGTAGCAGTTGAAAAACATGTTACAAACTCCGCTTGCATGGTAGAAGAAGATATGGATTTCTGTTTTTCTCTCTTCCATGATACTGCACCTCCTACCAACATAAATATGTATCATGTCGTTGACTTCTTATCATCTTGACAACCAGCAAAATCTGCATCTGAATAGCCTGCTAGTTGCAAGTCTGGAACATGTCTATACATCAGCATATAATCTTTTGTTCTCTTTAAGTACCTTAAAACCTTCTTGGCAGCAACCCAGTGATCGTGTCCTGGATTTGACTGATATCTGCCTAGAAGCCCTATTGCAAAAGCAATATCTGGCCTAGTGCAAACTTGAGCATACATGATGCTTCCAAGCACACTAGCATAAGGTACATCATTCATTTGAGCTTTCTCAAAATTTGAATTAGGGCATTGTGAAAGACTCAATTTATCACCCTTAACAACAGGAGCAATTCCTAGTTTGCAATCCTGCATATTGAATCTTTCTAAAACGCAATCAATATACGCCCTCTGAGATAAACCCAATGAACGGCGTGAGCGATCGCTATGGATCTCAATGCCAAGAACAAAAGACGCCTCACCAGGTCTTTCATATCAAAGTTTTTCGATAACATCTGCTTTGTCTCATGTAGTAAACCGATGTCACTACTAGCAAGCAAGATATCATCTACATAAAGTATTCATATACACTGATCTACTTTATTCTCAATAAATCCAAATGAAGTAACAACACTATGAAACTTAAAATACCATTGTCTAAAAGCTTGCTTAAGGCCATAAATAGACTTTTTCAATCTACAAACAAGCTTACTTGAGTCATCTGCTAGAAAACCTTCAGGCTGCaacatataaacctcctcatcaaGGTCTCCATTTAGAAAAGCAGTCTTAACATCCGTCTGGTGTAACTCCATATCGTAATAAGCTACCAATGCCAAGATCACTCTAAAGGAATCTTTAAAAGAAACTGGAGAAAATGTTGCTTCATAATCTATTCCTTCTCTTTGAGTGAAACCCTTAGCTACCAGTCTGGCTTTAAACTTTTCAATCTTTCCTTTGGAATCCCTTTTAGTCTTGAATACCCATTTGCAACCAATAGGTTTACAACCTTCAGGCAATTCAACAAGCTCCCAAACACTATTATGTTTCATAGATTGCATCTCATCTTTCATCGCATCTAACCACAAATCTGATTGAGGACATGAGATGGCATCAGTATAAGTCACGGGATCAACTACACAGCCTATATCATAATCATGCTCTCCCAGGTAGACTAGATAGTCTGGTGGTATAGCTGAACGTCTTTCTCTAGTTGATCTTCTGAGTGGAGCTACTTCAACCTCATTCTGAATTTGAGGGGCTTGAGGAATTTCATCAGAAACTGTCGCAACAATAGGATCATGTGCCACAACAGGCTCAGTTTGTGACGCAAGAGGCTCCATGATTGTCTGCACAGGATGAGACAGGAATCCAGTAATCCCCATCATACTATCATCTTCGATAGCTTGTGAGCAGCTACCCTTTTcagctacatcaaattctagaaatTTTGCAATCTGAGATTCCACAATTCTTGTACCTCCATTAGGGTTATAAAACCGATACCCCTTTGAATGATCTGGGTAAGACACGAAGTAACACTGAGTAGTTTTAGAATCTAGCTTACTCAATGTTGGATTATATAACTTCACTTCTGCTGGACATCCCCAAACTTTAAGATGATTCAAGCTAGGTTTATGTCCAGTCCACAACTCAAAAGGAGTCAATGGAACCGCTTTAGTAGGAACATGATTTAGAATATAAAGAGCTGTTTTCAAAGCTTCTCCCCACAGAAAATTAGGTAAATTAGTCCTACTAATCATACTTCTCATCATGTCCATAAGAGTACGATTCCGCCTTTCAGTTACACCATTTTGTTCAGGACTTCCGGGCATAGTAAACTGACCTATTATCCCAGAATCCTCTAAGTATTTAGTAAACTGCCCTTTAAGTTGGCCAGCATCACCGTGCCTACCAAAATACTCACCACCACGATCAGATCTGACAATCTTAATAACTTTTCCCAATTGTTTCTCCACTTCAGTCCGAAAAATCTTGAATTTATCAAAAGACTCAGACTTTTCTTTAATCAAGTATAAGTATCCATATCGGGAAGAGTCGTCAATAAATGTGATGAAATAAAAATTTCTGCACAAAGTAGCTGTGTATGGTCCACTAATATCAGTGTGAATAACCTCCAACAAGTCTGAACTTTGTACAACAGATTTCTTCTTTATCTTAGTCATCTTACCTCTACA
Coding sequences:
- the LOC139881149 gene encoding glycine cleavage system H protein 2, mitochondrial-like; the encoded protein is MASSRLLWASRAASYLRISVFHRGFSTVLKDLKYADSHEWVKIEGASATVGITDHAQDHLGDVVYIELPEVGAAIAQGSSFGAVESVKATSDIYSPISGKVVEVNEELNKSPGLVNLSPYEDGWIIKVEAKDANEVNNLMGADDYSKFCEEEDAKH